A stretch of the Ornithodoros turicata isolate Travis chromosome 4, ASM3712646v1, whole genome shotgun sequence genome encodes the following:
- the LOC135391277 gene encoding F-BAR domain only protein 2-like isoform X1 gives MTVDFRDYFWGEKHNGFDVLYHNMKYGYVAAKELAEFFRERSVVEETHSKLLSKLARQASSSCSLGTFGPLWTVLRVTSEKLASLHGQMVSQLQDLVKDVQRYYEEQHKQHKQVKEEEAPTLEVVNGLQHTTVALMKAHDTYVTRCIELERLRREASPKDLDKAEAKAKKACDEYRQLVEKHGTVRDDFERRMATACQHFQGLEEGHLKHMKEFLAGYARVMESNHALIGQVHMEFRQQCDSLDVESLLRQFTMSKQTGSEKPGPVTFEEPEIGLQLTPTSTAAPGSTPDGTPQSSGGEPLVDVSTPNGPYVPPPLPVVTESGKAQPTKKEGFLRTKWERQKEKRKRKKEMNTNKDNLAASGEIFSLLTRVRSSQGKPCPPPTFQPENSSSPLESVTRRLSIEQPRAADDDSCASVGSLSSMPVTVTTREPKETANQSVEIDDEGYTVRPTDHHKENDRDSFYSSSDGDSDDEDREKRIHIEIKPLSNGTPMSASVDELRATIGSLALSPIPQHSNRRPEILHFRHKTRRAYNSATSTPDEAPKRTTNHSKSSAGGGSAGDSDVLSLFPTDSNTSTPTAKLPSPLSLGPNDSSATASSTATTASAPWDRYAALSELFSDKAVSDSSTETTKSGGEPNEPVVTPTGLLPSAVFPPGPTLPRPPSRRSEAARGRMSPLPMSRTESVGSLSNDFKTTPMPLGSSRGPSPLTIGMCDTIPLAVAFQEVVHARFCGTDESKCQVKLLGDMKVSFPAGIVSVLANNPSPAALTFRVSGTSRFDNILPNKNLVSLDPIQSTGDRCVYEFNMGMLTALLRKQHEQTPSASYFNIDILKYHIRAGPGARSAPLHLVAYWKCQSDTTDLKVDYEYNSKALVPSLPTAQGLTPLTGVCMGIQVDGGVSGVQAKPSCVWNSETQRATWRLPEALGCNARGGSLLARFALKEGPSNPKPLEVRFACEGASLSGAGFELVGAGYRVSLVKKQVMSGKYICEP, from the exons ATGACGGTAGATTTTCGAGATTACTTTTGG GGAGAAAAACACAATGGCTTTGACGTGCTGTATCATAACATGAAATATGGCTATGTGGCAGCAAAAGAGCTGGCAGAGTTCTTCCGCGAGAG GTCGGTGGTGGAGGAGACCCACTCCAAGTTGCTGTCCAAACTTGCACGGCAAGCATCTAGCAGTTGTTCACTGGGCACCTTTGGGCCGCTATGGACAGTGTTACGGGTCACGTCAGAGAAACTGGCTTCCTTACACGGCCAGATGGTGTCGCAGCTGCAAGACTTGGTCAAGGAT GTACAACGTTACTATGAGGAGCAGCATAAGCAACACAAGCAAGTTAAAGAGGAAGAGGCACCTACGCTCGAGGTGGTTAATGGTTTGCAGCACACGACCGTTGCACTGATGAAAGCACACGACACTTACGTCACTCGATGCATCGAACTGGAACGGTTACGAAGGGAGGCTTCACCGAAGGACCTTGACAAGGCTGAAGCCAAGGCGAAAAAG GCATGCGACGAGTACCGCCAGCTGGTAGAAAAGCACGGCACGGTGCGAGACGACTTCGAACGTCGCATGGCCACAGCTTGCCAGCATTTCCAGGGACTAGAAGAAGGCCACTTGAAGCACATGAAGGAGTTCCTGGCAGGCTATGCTCGTGTCATGGAGAGCAACCACGCTCTCATTGGCCAGGTGCACATGGAGTTCCGTCAACAGTGTGACTCTCTGGACGTGGAATCGTTGCTCAGGCAGTTCACCATGTCCAAGCAGACTGGTTCTGAGAAGCCAG GTCCAGTGACTTTCGAAGAACCAGAGATTGGCCTGCAGCTCACACCAACTTCAACGGCAGCACCCGGTTCCACACCAGACGGAACTCCGCAGTCATCTGGCGGAGAGCCCCTGGTGGACGTGTCGACCCCCAATGGTCCCTACGTGCCTCCTCCCCTGCCGGTCGTGACGGAGAGTGGAAAGGCTCAGCCCACAAAGAAAGAAG GGTTCTTGCGTACCAAATGGGAAAGGCAAAAGGAGAAACgcaaacgaaagaaagagatgaACACCAATAAGGACAACTTGGCCGCAAGTGGAGAAAT tttcagtttattaACAAG GGTTCGATCATCGCAGGGAAAACCATGCCCCCCACCGACATTCCAGCCCGAAAACTCCTCGTCCCCCCTCGAATCTGTCACGCGAAGGCTGTCCATTGAACAGCCACGAGCAGCAGACGATGACAGTTGTGCCTCTGTGGGCAGCCTGTCCTCCATGCCCGTGACAGTCACTACAAG AGAACCTAAGGAAACTGCTAACCAG AGCGTGGAAATTGACGACGAAGGCTACACTGTTCGACCCACCGACCATCACAAAGAAA ACGACAGGGACAGCTTCTACTCAAGTTCCGACGGCGACTCTG ATGACGAAGATCGAGAGAAACGAATACACATTGAAATCAAGCCACTCAGTAATGGGACACCTATGAGTGCAAGTGTAGACGAACTCAGAGCAACCATCGGGTCATTAGCATTGTCTCCCATTCCGCAACATTCG AATCGGAGGCCCGAAATATTACACTTCAGGCACAAG ACACGACGAGCCTACAACAGCGCAACATCAACTCCAGATGAAGCACCAAAGCGAACGACAAATCATTCAAA AAGTAGCGCAGGCGGTGGCAGCGCCGGGGACTCTGACGTGCTAAGCTTGTTCCCCACCGACTCTAACACTTCAACTCCCACGGCTAAGCTTCCAAGTCCACTCAGCCTTGGCCCCAATGATTCCAGTGCGACAGCTTCGTCCACAGCCACAACTGCAAGTGCCCCATGGGACAGATATGCAG CACTAAGTGAACTGTTCAGCGATAAGGCAGTGAGTGATTCTTCGACGGAAACTACAAAGTCCGGCGGAGAACCTAACGAACCTGTAGTAACGCCTACAGGGTTGCTTCCCTCTGCTGTGTTTCCACCAGGTCCAACATTACCAAGACCTCCGTCGCGGAGATCAGAG GCTGCACGTGGCCGCATGTCTCCACTGCCAATGAGCCGAACGGAAAGCGTGGGAAGCCTAAGCAACGACTTCAAGACGACACCAATGCCTCTGGGATCATCGCGTGGGCCTTCACCACTCACCATTGGCATGTGCGACACCATTCCTCTGGCAGTGGCTTTTCAAGAAGTTGTACATGCACGTTTCTGTGGAACGGACGAATCAAA GTGCCAAGTGAAGCTGCTGGGTGACATGAAAGTGTCCTTTCCTGCTGGAATAGTCAGCGTATTAGCCAACAACCCGTCTCCTGCAGCGCTGACGTTCCGAGTCAGTGGCACCTCACGGTTTGACAATATACTGCCGAACAAGAACCTCGTCTCCTT GGATCCAATTCAGTCGACGGGCGACCGTTGTGTTTACGAGTTCAACATGGGTATGCTGACAGCGCTACTCCGCAAGCAGCATGAGCAAACTCCGTCTGCCTCCTACTTCAACATTGACATTCTCAAGTACCACATTCGAGCAGGTCCTGGAGCAAGGTCCGCACCTCTGCACCTGGTGGCCTACTGGAAGTGTCAGAGTGACACCACAGACCTCAAG GTGGACTATGAGTACAACAGCAAAGCCCTGGTGCCTTCCCTGCCCACAGCTCAGGGTCTGACACCCCTCACAGGGGTTTGTATGGGCATTCAGGTGGATGGTGGTGTGTCAGGGGTGCAGGCCAAGCCTTCCTGCGTATGGAACAGCGAAACACAACGGGCGACGTGGCGACTGCCGGAGGCTCTGGGATGCAACGCACGAGGGGGATCCTTATTAGCTCGCTTTGCCCTAAAAGAGGGGCCTTCCAACCCGAAGCCCCTGGAGGTACGATTTGCTTGCGAAGGAGCTTCGCTATCTGGTGCTGGCTTTGAGCTCGTTGGAGCAGGTTACAGAGTGTCTCTAGTCAAGAAGCAGGTCATGTCAG GAAAGTATATATGTGAGCCCTGA
- the LOC135391277 gene encoding F-BAR domain only protein 2-like isoform X2 yields the protein MTVDFRDYFWGEKHNGFDVLYHNMKYGYVAAKELAEFFRERSVVEETHSKLLSKLARQASSSCSLGTFGPLWTVLRVTSEKLASLHGQMVSQLQDLVKDVQRYYEEQHKQHKQVKEEEAPTLEVVNGLQHTTVALMKAHDTYVTRCIELERLRREASPKDLDKAEAKAKKACDEYRQLVEKHGTVRDDFERRMATACQHFQGLEEGHLKHMKEFLAGYARVMESNHALIGQVHMEFRQQCDSLDVESLLRQFTMSKQTGSEKPGPVTFEEPEIGLQLTPTSTAAPGSTPDGTPQSSGGEPLVDVSTPNGPYVPPPLPVVTESGKAQPTKKEGFLRTKWERQKEKRKRKKEMNTNKDNLAASGEMVRSSQGKPCPPPTFQPENSSSPLESVTRRLSIEQPRAADDDSCASVGSLSSMPVTVTTREPKETANQSVEIDDEGYTVRPTDHHKENDRDSFYSSSDGDSDDEDREKRIHIEIKPLSNGTPMSASVDELRATIGSLALSPIPQHSNRRPEILHFRHKTRRAYNSATSTPDEAPKRTTNHSKSSAGGGSAGDSDVLSLFPTDSNTSTPTAKLPSPLSLGPNDSSATASSTATTASAPWDRYAALSELFSDKAVSDSSTETTKSGGEPNEPVVTPTGLLPSAVFPPGPTLPRPPSRRSEAARGRMSPLPMSRTESVGSLSNDFKTTPMPLGSSRGPSPLTIGMCDTIPLAVAFQEVVHARFCGTDESKCQVKLLGDMKVSFPAGIVSVLANNPSPAALTFRVSGTSRFDNILPNKNLVSLDPIQSTGDRCVYEFNMGMLTALLRKQHEQTPSASYFNIDILKYHIRAGPGARSAPLHLVAYWKCQSDTTDLKVDYEYNSKALVPSLPTAQGLTPLTGVCMGIQVDGGVSGVQAKPSCVWNSETQRATWRLPEALGCNARGGSLLARFALKEGPSNPKPLEVRFACEGASLSGAGFELVGAGYRVSLVKKQVMSGKYICEP from the exons ATGACGGTAGATTTTCGAGATTACTTTTGG GGAGAAAAACACAATGGCTTTGACGTGCTGTATCATAACATGAAATATGGCTATGTGGCAGCAAAAGAGCTGGCAGAGTTCTTCCGCGAGAG GTCGGTGGTGGAGGAGACCCACTCCAAGTTGCTGTCCAAACTTGCACGGCAAGCATCTAGCAGTTGTTCACTGGGCACCTTTGGGCCGCTATGGACAGTGTTACGGGTCACGTCAGAGAAACTGGCTTCCTTACACGGCCAGATGGTGTCGCAGCTGCAAGACTTGGTCAAGGAT GTACAACGTTACTATGAGGAGCAGCATAAGCAACACAAGCAAGTTAAAGAGGAAGAGGCACCTACGCTCGAGGTGGTTAATGGTTTGCAGCACACGACCGTTGCACTGATGAAAGCACACGACACTTACGTCACTCGATGCATCGAACTGGAACGGTTACGAAGGGAGGCTTCACCGAAGGACCTTGACAAGGCTGAAGCCAAGGCGAAAAAG GCATGCGACGAGTACCGCCAGCTGGTAGAAAAGCACGGCACGGTGCGAGACGACTTCGAACGTCGCATGGCCACAGCTTGCCAGCATTTCCAGGGACTAGAAGAAGGCCACTTGAAGCACATGAAGGAGTTCCTGGCAGGCTATGCTCGTGTCATGGAGAGCAACCACGCTCTCATTGGCCAGGTGCACATGGAGTTCCGTCAACAGTGTGACTCTCTGGACGTGGAATCGTTGCTCAGGCAGTTCACCATGTCCAAGCAGACTGGTTCTGAGAAGCCAG GTCCAGTGACTTTCGAAGAACCAGAGATTGGCCTGCAGCTCACACCAACTTCAACGGCAGCACCCGGTTCCACACCAGACGGAACTCCGCAGTCATCTGGCGGAGAGCCCCTGGTGGACGTGTCGACCCCCAATGGTCCCTACGTGCCTCCTCCCCTGCCGGTCGTGACGGAGAGTGGAAAGGCTCAGCCCACAAAGAAAGAAG GGTTCTTGCGTACCAAATGGGAAAGGCAAAAGGAGAAACgcaaacgaaagaaagagatgaACACCAATAAGGACAACTTGGCCGCAAGTGGAGAAAT GGTTCGATCATCGCAGGGAAAACCATGCCCCCCACCGACATTCCAGCCCGAAAACTCCTCGTCCCCCCTCGAATCTGTCACGCGAAGGCTGTCCATTGAACAGCCACGAGCAGCAGACGATGACAGTTGTGCCTCTGTGGGCAGCCTGTCCTCCATGCCCGTGACAGTCACTACAAG AGAACCTAAGGAAACTGCTAACCAG AGCGTGGAAATTGACGACGAAGGCTACACTGTTCGACCCACCGACCATCACAAAGAAA ACGACAGGGACAGCTTCTACTCAAGTTCCGACGGCGACTCTG ATGACGAAGATCGAGAGAAACGAATACACATTGAAATCAAGCCACTCAGTAATGGGACACCTATGAGTGCAAGTGTAGACGAACTCAGAGCAACCATCGGGTCATTAGCATTGTCTCCCATTCCGCAACATTCG AATCGGAGGCCCGAAATATTACACTTCAGGCACAAG ACACGACGAGCCTACAACAGCGCAACATCAACTCCAGATGAAGCACCAAAGCGAACGACAAATCATTCAAA AAGTAGCGCAGGCGGTGGCAGCGCCGGGGACTCTGACGTGCTAAGCTTGTTCCCCACCGACTCTAACACTTCAACTCCCACGGCTAAGCTTCCAAGTCCACTCAGCCTTGGCCCCAATGATTCCAGTGCGACAGCTTCGTCCACAGCCACAACTGCAAGTGCCCCATGGGACAGATATGCAG CACTAAGTGAACTGTTCAGCGATAAGGCAGTGAGTGATTCTTCGACGGAAACTACAAAGTCCGGCGGAGAACCTAACGAACCTGTAGTAACGCCTACAGGGTTGCTTCCCTCTGCTGTGTTTCCACCAGGTCCAACATTACCAAGACCTCCGTCGCGGAGATCAGAG GCTGCACGTGGCCGCATGTCTCCACTGCCAATGAGCCGAACGGAAAGCGTGGGAAGCCTAAGCAACGACTTCAAGACGACACCAATGCCTCTGGGATCATCGCGTGGGCCTTCACCACTCACCATTGGCATGTGCGACACCATTCCTCTGGCAGTGGCTTTTCAAGAAGTTGTACATGCACGTTTCTGTGGAACGGACGAATCAAA GTGCCAAGTGAAGCTGCTGGGTGACATGAAAGTGTCCTTTCCTGCTGGAATAGTCAGCGTATTAGCCAACAACCCGTCTCCTGCAGCGCTGACGTTCCGAGTCAGTGGCACCTCACGGTTTGACAATATACTGCCGAACAAGAACCTCGTCTCCTT GGATCCAATTCAGTCGACGGGCGACCGTTGTGTTTACGAGTTCAACATGGGTATGCTGACAGCGCTACTCCGCAAGCAGCATGAGCAAACTCCGTCTGCCTCCTACTTCAACATTGACATTCTCAAGTACCACATTCGAGCAGGTCCTGGAGCAAGGTCCGCACCTCTGCACCTGGTGGCCTACTGGAAGTGTCAGAGTGACACCACAGACCTCAAG GTGGACTATGAGTACAACAGCAAAGCCCTGGTGCCTTCCCTGCCCACAGCTCAGGGTCTGACACCCCTCACAGGGGTTTGTATGGGCATTCAGGTGGATGGTGGTGTGTCAGGGGTGCAGGCCAAGCCTTCCTGCGTATGGAACAGCGAAACACAACGGGCGACGTGGCGACTGCCGGAGGCTCTGGGATGCAACGCACGAGGGGGATCCTTATTAGCTCGCTTTGCCCTAAAAGAGGGGCCTTCCAACCCGAAGCCCCTGGAGGTACGATTTGCTTGCGAAGGAGCTTCGCTATCTGGTGCTGGCTTTGAGCTCGTTGGAGCAGGTTACAGAGTGTCTCTAGTCAAGAAGCAGGTCATGTCAG GAAAGTATATATGTGAGCCCTGA
- the LOC135391277 gene encoding F-BAR domain only protein 2-like isoform X4: MTVDFRDYFWGEKHNGFDVLYHNMKYGYVAAKELAEFFRERSVVEETHSKLLSKLARQASSSCSLGTFGPLWTVLRVTSEKLASLHGQMVSQLQDLVKDVQRYYEEQHKQHKQVKEEEAPTLEVVNGLQHTTVALMKAHDTYVTRCIELERLRREASPKDLDKAEAKAKKACDEYRQLVEKHGTVRDDFERRMATACQHFQGLEEGHLKHMKEFLAGYARVMESNHALIGQVHMEFRQQCDSLDVESLLRQFTMSKQTGSEKPGPVTFEEPEIGLQLTPTSTAAPGSTPDGTPQSSGGEPLVDVSTPNGPYVPPPLPVVTESGKAQPTKKEGFLRTKWERQKEKRKRKKEMNTNKDNLAASGEIEPKETANQSVEIDDEGYTVRPTDHHKENDRDSFYSSSDGDSDDEDREKRIHIEIKPLSNGTPMSASVDELRATIGSLALSPIPQHSNRRPEILHFRHKTRRAYNSATSTPDEAPKRTTNHSKSSAGGGSAGDSDVLSLFPTDSNTSTPTAKLPSPLSLGPNDSSATASSTATTASAPWDRYAALSELFSDKAVSDSSTETTKSGGEPNEPVVTPTGLLPSAVFPPGPTLPRPPSRRSEAARGRMSPLPMSRTESVGSLSNDFKTTPMPLGSSRGPSPLTIGMCDTIPLAVAFQEVVHARFCGTDESKCQVKLLGDMKVSFPAGIVSVLANNPSPAALTFRVSGTSRFDNILPNKNLVSLDPIQSTGDRCVYEFNMGMLTALLRKQHEQTPSASYFNIDILKYHIRAGPGARSAPLHLVAYWKCQSDTTDLKVDYEYNSKALVPSLPTAQGLTPLTGVCMGIQVDGGVSGVQAKPSCVWNSETQRATWRLPEALGCNARGGSLLARFALKEGPSNPKPLEVRFACEGASLSGAGFELVGAGYRVSLVKKQVMSGKYICEP; encoded by the exons ATGACGGTAGATTTTCGAGATTACTTTTGG GGAGAAAAACACAATGGCTTTGACGTGCTGTATCATAACATGAAATATGGCTATGTGGCAGCAAAAGAGCTGGCAGAGTTCTTCCGCGAGAG GTCGGTGGTGGAGGAGACCCACTCCAAGTTGCTGTCCAAACTTGCACGGCAAGCATCTAGCAGTTGTTCACTGGGCACCTTTGGGCCGCTATGGACAGTGTTACGGGTCACGTCAGAGAAACTGGCTTCCTTACACGGCCAGATGGTGTCGCAGCTGCAAGACTTGGTCAAGGAT GTACAACGTTACTATGAGGAGCAGCATAAGCAACACAAGCAAGTTAAAGAGGAAGAGGCACCTACGCTCGAGGTGGTTAATGGTTTGCAGCACACGACCGTTGCACTGATGAAAGCACACGACACTTACGTCACTCGATGCATCGAACTGGAACGGTTACGAAGGGAGGCTTCACCGAAGGACCTTGACAAGGCTGAAGCCAAGGCGAAAAAG GCATGCGACGAGTACCGCCAGCTGGTAGAAAAGCACGGCACGGTGCGAGACGACTTCGAACGTCGCATGGCCACAGCTTGCCAGCATTTCCAGGGACTAGAAGAAGGCCACTTGAAGCACATGAAGGAGTTCCTGGCAGGCTATGCTCGTGTCATGGAGAGCAACCACGCTCTCATTGGCCAGGTGCACATGGAGTTCCGTCAACAGTGTGACTCTCTGGACGTGGAATCGTTGCTCAGGCAGTTCACCATGTCCAAGCAGACTGGTTCTGAGAAGCCAG GTCCAGTGACTTTCGAAGAACCAGAGATTGGCCTGCAGCTCACACCAACTTCAACGGCAGCACCCGGTTCCACACCAGACGGAACTCCGCAGTCATCTGGCGGAGAGCCCCTGGTGGACGTGTCGACCCCCAATGGTCCCTACGTGCCTCCTCCCCTGCCGGTCGTGACGGAGAGTGGAAAGGCTCAGCCCACAAAGAAAGAAG GGTTCTTGCGTACCAAATGGGAAAGGCAAAAGGAGAAACgcaaacgaaagaaagagatgaACACCAATAAGGACAACTTGGCCGCAAGTGGAGAAAT AGAACCTAAGGAAACTGCTAACCAG AGCGTGGAAATTGACGACGAAGGCTACACTGTTCGACCCACCGACCATCACAAAGAAA ACGACAGGGACAGCTTCTACTCAAGTTCCGACGGCGACTCTG ATGACGAAGATCGAGAGAAACGAATACACATTGAAATCAAGCCACTCAGTAATGGGACACCTATGAGTGCAAGTGTAGACGAACTCAGAGCAACCATCGGGTCATTAGCATTGTCTCCCATTCCGCAACATTCG AATCGGAGGCCCGAAATATTACACTTCAGGCACAAG ACACGACGAGCCTACAACAGCGCAACATCAACTCCAGATGAAGCACCAAAGCGAACGACAAATCATTCAAA AAGTAGCGCAGGCGGTGGCAGCGCCGGGGACTCTGACGTGCTAAGCTTGTTCCCCACCGACTCTAACACTTCAACTCCCACGGCTAAGCTTCCAAGTCCACTCAGCCTTGGCCCCAATGATTCCAGTGCGACAGCTTCGTCCACAGCCACAACTGCAAGTGCCCCATGGGACAGATATGCAG CACTAAGTGAACTGTTCAGCGATAAGGCAGTGAGTGATTCTTCGACGGAAACTACAAAGTCCGGCGGAGAACCTAACGAACCTGTAGTAACGCCTACAGGGTTGCTTCCCTCTGCTGTGTTTCCACCAGGTCCAACATTACCAAGACCTCCGTCGCGGAGATCAGAG GCTGCACGTGGCCGCATGTCTCCACTGCCAATGAGCCGAACGGAAAGCGTGGGAAGCCTAAGCAACGACTTCAAGACGACACCAATGCCTCTGGGATCATCGCGTGGGCCTTCACCACTCACCATTGGCATGTGCGACACCATTCCTCTGGCAGTGGCTTTTCAAGAAGTTGTACATGCACGTTTCTGTGGAACGGACGAATCAAA GTGCCAAGTGAAGCTGCTGGGTGACATGAAAGTGTCCTTTCCTGCTGGAATAGTCAGCGTATTAGCCAACAACCCGTCTCCTGCAGCGCTGACGTTCCGAGTCAGTGGCACCTCACGGTTTGACAATATACTGCCGAACAAGAACCTCGTCTCCTT GGATCCAATTCAGTCGACGGGCGACCGTTGTGTTTACGAGTTCAACATGGGTATGCTGACAGCGCTACTCCGCAAGCAGCATGAGCAAACTCCGTCTGCCTCCTACTTCAACATTGACATTCTCAAGTACCACATTCGAGCAGGTCCTGGAGCAAGGTCCGCACCTCTGCACCTGGTGGCCTACTGGAAGTGTCAGAGTGACACCACAGACCTCAAG GTGGACTATGAGTACAACAGCAAAGCCCTGGTGCCTTCCCTGCCCACAGCTCAGGGTCTGACACCCCTCACAGGGGTTTGTATGGGCATTCAGGTGGATGGTGGTGTGTCAGGGGTGCAGGCCAAGCCTTCCTGCGTATGGAACAGCGAAACACAACGGGCGACGTGGCGACTGCCGGAGGCTCTGGGATGCAACGCACGAGGGGGATCCTTATTAGCTCGCTTTGCCCTAAAAGAGGGGCCTTCCAACCCGAAGCCCCTGGAGGTACGATTTGCTTGCGAAGGAGCTTCGCTATCTGGTGCTGGCTTTGAGCTCGTTGGAGCAGGTTACAGAGTGTCTCTAGTCAAGAAGCAGGTCATGTCAG GAAAGTATATATGTGAGCCCTGA